The region GAAAATTTCCAtgatttcaaaaaattatttgcaTGATACTTAGACTGTTGTACTTGTGATATGTTACTTTGATATTTCATTTTAAGATCTGATTTATAACCATTTGATACTGACTAATTTCATGACTGGGGATCATTGCTGCATTATTATAGAGTAAGGACCGTTAGTTATTTTCATGAAATATTTGCACAGAAAAATAGCCCAGGAGAATTGAAATTAAATTtggaattatgaaaaatattttaactgaTCCAGGTAAACTTTATCCCCACAAAGGACTTGAAATGGAAAAANNNNNNNNNNNNNNNNNNNNNNNNNNNNNNNNNNNNNNNNNNNNNNNNNNNNNNNNNNNNNNNNNNNNNNNNNNNNNNNNNNNNNNNNNNNNNNNNNNNNTCATGAACTTGGGCAATTCTCAAACTTAATCATGGAAGGCCACAGGGTCTTCAAACTTTTTGTggttattgtatacatattactactactttgtattttctaaaaaaaaaaaaaaaaaaaaaaaaaaaaaaaaaaaaaaaaaaaaaaaaactttccttataAATTTTGATTTCTTACCCCCATATGAGTACTACCAGGGTTGGCATCTATGTAATGAGGATTGATATTGAAGGGCACCAGGGCAAGAGCGTCAAAACTTGGTGGGAAGACGATGGGCATGTCGTTTGTAGTGTTGATGCTCACCGTTGACACATTCGTACCGGCACTGCTGCCAATGTATGGAACTCCATCCTGGAAGTttgaaatgaatattttcactatcttttatttcttaactTGCAGCATGAAAAACCCTTAATGTGATTATATTTCATATGAATGTAAAATTATTAGAAAGATATGTTGCAATGTACATCCACATATGGAACTATAGAAATAACACCAAAGGCAGTTTTGTAGAACTTTAACTAGAAAACAttaattttcttatcttataACATAGTAAATTGAGCTTATGTAGTGTAGCTtactaaaaataagaataaatcgagatgtatgaataaatacacatgaCCCCTGACTAATGAAAATTCAATTAGCCACAGAAAACATACAGACAGAATTGTCAAAATCAGGGCACTGATTATATGACTCAGTTTTAAATATGGAAGTACATTTTCAAATCCTAATGCTGCTTGTGTTTCCCAAGGCACATGATTATAAGTGAACAATGCTCAAATACACTAATTAGAATATAATTGTATGATTTATGGCAGTACTTATTCCAAATATTGCTGTGTAAGAATTTATACAATTTAATCAAGAATGCTAAAGATCTGGAAACAGCACAGCAATACatttaaatatcaaaaaacaCAAGGCAATACATATCAGTATAAATGAAAACAAGTACACTAAATACTTCCAAGCTGCTACATTTCTTTCTCATCAAAGTGTAACAA is a window of Penaeus monodon isolate SGIC_2016 chromosome 36, NSTDA_Pmon_1, whole genome shotgun sequence DNA encoding:
- the LOC119595542 gene encoding alpha-aspartyl dipeptidase-like is translated as MDNYTETARKKFTAWGFELDGIHTTGDPVAAVNDAEAIFIGGGNTFQLLKGLYDNKLIEPIRKRVLQLKFYKTAFGVISIVPYVDDGVPYIGSSAGTNVSTVSINTTNDMPIVFPPSFDALALVPFNINPHYIDANPGSTHMGFENCPSS